A window of Roseovarius sp. THAF27 contains these coding sequences:
- a CDS encoding exo-alpha-sialidase, which translates to MPAIPLTLLVGTTKGAFLVAADADRQTWDISGPHCGGWCINHMAGDPKTGTIWAGGGGDFFGAGVWRSDDQGQNWDLTRLSKGQMDDWAAQDPDFAAMVGWTGAPLPFATEFQQVWSLGFAHDTLYAGTKPANLLKSTDRGITWARVDALTDHDSAKDWNPGAAGLVLHSIVFDPGSAEKQWVGISAAGVFATEDGGRSWQRRNRLSNAEACGHHDHPAAPRDGETGHCVHNIVRANGDTDLLYQQNHHGVWRSPDGGRSWDDITPGLPSTFGFPIRVHPHDPRTIWTLPLNGDMAGRFPPDAACAVWRSRDGGETWEALREGLPQTNCYFTVLRQAMAGDAQDAPGLYFGTNSGSVFASLDEGDTWHEIARHLPTILSVETLDRAG; encoded by the coding sequence ATGCCCGCCATCCCGCTCACCCTTCTCGTCGGCACCACCAAGGGCGCCTTCCTCGTCGCCGCCGACGCCGACCGGCAGACATGGGACATCTCCGGCCCCCATTGCGGCGGCTGGTGCATCAACCACATGGCCGGCGACCCCAAGACCGGCACCATCTGGGCCGGAGGCGGCGGCGACTTTTTCGGCGCGGGCGTCTGGCGCTCCGACGATCAGGGGCAGAACTGGGACCTGACGCGCCTCAGCAAGGGCCAGATGGATGACTGGGCCGCGCAGGACCCCGATTTCGCCGCCATGGTCGGCTGGACCGGCGCCCCCCTGCCCTTCGCCACCGAGTTCCAGCAGGTCTGGTCGCTCGGCTTCGCGCATGACACGCTCTATGCCGGCACCAAGCCCGCCAACCTGCTCAAGAGCACGGATCGCGGCATCACATGGGCGCGCGTCGATGCCCTCACCGATCACGACTCCGCCAAGGACTGGAACCCGGGCGCCGCGGGCCTCGTCCTGCACAGCATCGTTTTCGACCCGGGCTCGGCTGAAAAGCAATGGGTCGGCATTTCCGCCGCCGGTGTCTTCGCCACCGAGGATGGCGGCCGGTCATGGCAGCGCCGCAACCGCTTGTCGAATGCCGAGGCCTGCGGTCACCATGACCACCCCGCCGCGCCGCGCGACGGCGAAACCGGCCATTGCGTCCACAATATCGTCCGGGCCAACGGCGACACCGACCTGCTCTACCAGCAGAACCACCACGGTGTCTGGCGCTCCCCTGATGGCGGGCGCAGTTGGGACGATATCACCCCCGGCCTGCCTTCCACCTTCGGCTTTCCGATCCGCGTCCACCCGCACGATCCGCGCACCATCTGGACCCTACCGCTCAACGGCGACATGGCGGGCCGCTTCCCGCCCGATGCGGCCTGCGCCGTCTGGCGCTCTCGTGACGGCGGCGAGACTTGGGAGGCGTTGCGCGAGGGCCTGCCGCAGACGAACTGCTATTTCACCGTCCTGCGCCAGGCCATGGCCGGTGACGCCCAAGACGCGCCCGGCCTTTACTTCGGCACCAATTCCGGCTCGGTCTTCGCCAGCCTCGACGAAGGCGACACCTGGCACGAGATCGCCCGCCACCTGCCCACCATCCTCTCGGTCGAAACACTGGACCGCGCGGGCTGA